The following proteins are encoded in a genomic region of Clostridium kluyveri:
- a CDS encoding MBL fold metallo-hydrolase, producing MIEISKDLYQFSMHIPPMHFTLHQYLLLSEEPVLVSTGTVQQAKQILPQIKKLLNGKEIKYILFSHIESDECGGLPVFLKEYPNVITVCSELSARELAGFSYTGTVQAKKQGDSLIGNGFSFRFIDYPSEVHLQNGLVFYEETRKIFLSSDLMLRFGDAVGQTIDSGWKEEVGAINIERIPNENQLAALKNSLLEIEPNFIAVGHGFCVNCNKEF from the coding sequence ATGATAGAAATAAGCAAGGATTTATATCAATTTTCCATGCATATTCCACCTATGCATTTTACACTTCACCAATATTTACTTTTATCGGAGGAACCAGTACTAGTATCTACTGGTACTGTACAGCAGGCAAAACAAATATTGCCCCAAATTAAGAAGTTATTAAATGGAAAAGAGATAAAATATATTCTTTTCTCACATATAGAATCTGATGAATGTGGTGGATTACCAGTGTTTCTAAAGGAATATCCAAATGTAATTACAGTATGTTCTGAGCTTAGTGCTCGGGAATTAGCAGGATTTAGCTATACAGGAACAGTTCAAGCTAAAAAACAAGGAGACTCATTAATTGGTAATGGTTTTTCATTTAGATTTATTGATTATCCATCAGAGGTACATCTTCAAAATGGTCTTGTTTTTTATGAAGAAACTAGAAAAATATTTTTAAGTAGTGATCTAATGCTGAGATTTGGTGATGCTGTTGGTCAAACAATTGATAGTGGTTGGAAAGAAGAAGTAGGAGCAATAAATATTGAACGAATTCCAAATGAAAATCAGTTAGCAGCATTAAAAAACAGTTTACTAGAAATAGAGCCTAATTTTATAGCTGTAGGACATGGATTTTGTGTAAACTGTAATAAAGAATTTTAA
- a CDS encoding helix-turn-helix transcriptional regulator translates to MKIDRLVSIIMILLERKKISAPELAKMFEVNLRTIYRDIDTINQAGIPIITYRGANGGIGIMEEYKIEKKLFTLSDITELLIGLKSIYSTMSNQELLNTMAKLKGLVPKDELQQVEKKTNRIKIDHTPWFGNERIQLNLKKIKTAINENRSISFKYFDRLGQKSERKIEPYRLVLKNSSWYIQGYCTLREDFRIFEVSNMSSLKVLEETFIPREFDYDSQDIYFRTDRKTITLKLLIHESLLDIMIEFCGKDNITLYKDDKYIVYFPFVEDDYFYNMILRFGDKCECLEPENVRVEIIERIEKLLSIYKKLPK, encoded by the coding sequence TTGAAGATAGATAGATTAGTATCAATTATCATGATATTACTTGAACGAAAAAAAATTAGTGCACCTGAACTAGCAAAAATGTTTGAAGTAAATCTTAGAACAATTTATAGAGATATAGATACAATAAATCAAGCTGGTATCCCCATAATTACTTATCGTGGTGCAAATGGTGGCATTGGTATAATGGAAGAATATAAAATAGAGAAAAAGCTTTTTACTCTTTCAGACATCACTGAGTTATTAATTGGTCTTAAAAGTATTTATTCAACTATGTCTAATCAAGAACTTCTTAATACTATGGCAAAACTTAAGGGATTAGTTCCTAAAGATGAACTTCAACAAGTTGAGAAAAAAACAAATCGAATCAAAATTGATCATACACCTTGGTTTGGTAATGAAAGAATACAGTTAAACCTAAAAAAAATCAAAACTGCCATCAATGAAAACAGGTCTATTTCTTTTAAATACTTCGATCGCCTAGGACAAAAGAGTGAAAGAAAAATAGAACCTTATAGGTTGGTATTAAAAAATTCAAGTTGGTATATACAAGGCTACTGTACCTTGAGAGAAGATTTTAGAATCTTTGAAGTCTCTAACATGTCTTCACTTAAAGTCCTTGAAGAAACCTTTATTCCCAGAGAGTTCGATTACGATTCACAAGACATTTATTTCAGAACTGATAGAAAAACCATTACTCTGAAACTCCTTATTCATGAATCACTTTTAGATATTATGATTGAATTCTGTGGTAAAGATAATATTACGCTTTATAAAGACGATAAATATATAGTTTATTTTCCTTTTGTTGAAGACGATTATTTTTATAATATGATTCTTCGCTTTGGTGATAAATGTGAATGCTTAGAACCTGAGAATGTTAGAGTTGAGATTATAGAAAGAATAGAAAAACTATTGAGTATATACAAAAAACTACCTAAATAA